The following are from one region of the Quercus robur chromosome 1, dhQueRobu3.1, whole genome shotgun sequence genome:
- the LOC126728071 gene encoding uncharacterized protein LOC126728071, translated as MECCRERPNRSDDHLSVEEEAKLEAKAREYFDEAAPKRHTKPQRSEYSTQYVDALSNSNSNNDNNNNNNNNNFIPELVEFQRLENDPQKLIYNGGKVTEEFVETEYYKDLNCVDKEHHTTGTGFIKMGDNNGQCFHLEPESVTSCHTSCQCNPATNDWIPGSANTVIHASDKPKRSEN; from the exons atggagTGCTGTAGGGAAAGGCCAAATAGGAGTGACGATCACTTGTCGGTGGAAGAAGAAGCAAAGTTGGAAGCAAAGGCAAGAGAGTACTTTGATGAAGCAGCTCCAAAGCGCCACACTAAGCCTCAGCGTAGTGAGTATTCTACTCAATATGTCGATGCTCTCTCtaactcaaactcaaataatgacaacaacaacaacaacaacaacaacaatttcatCCCCGAACTCGTTGAGTTTCAGCGTCTCGAAAATGATCCTCAg AAGCTGATCTACAATGGAGGCAAAGTGACAGAGGAATTTGTGGAGACAGAGTATTACAAGGATCTCAACTGTGTTGACAAAGAGCACCACACG ACAGGAACAGGGTTCATCAAAATGGGGGACAATAATGGCCAATGCTTCCACCTAGAACCTGAGTCTGTGACCAGCTGCCACACCTCTTGCCAATGTAACCCAGCCACTAATGATTGGATTCCTGGTTCTGCTAATACG GTAATTCATGCTTCAGACAAGCCAAAAAGGAGTGAGAATTAA
- the LOC126728061 gene encoding DExH-box ATP-dependent RNA helicase DExH11 translates to MDRIEATNELSFRVGFSGHSGHLRVEPISTVERSDPVNSLPDFILPPAFPRETPKSIKTYVEETYLLPRLDPEEFSPEKVGRQWDFDWFGRAKVPLEPSLPRSIVVPTWELPFRRQKKGLMQEIWEPKSVQVDVSELIVGAQDSLPRTAGPAKDFLRGSINNRPFRPGGLDESQSLERIHPEGASNGEWVREVLNGGPAQAVTPSLKKGLDLGNLKVYPSSWNVYKDQSSVKSTSDEKLGELSVQFDDLFMKAWEDDIVPEYEGDGPLSEAESVKLEDESNKADVSSSPNEPELSLLDDILSVESRGSTTKLDGISDGGGQQKQQGAVIGGGEGIAERFHELVPDMALDFPFELDKFQKEAIYYLERGESVFVAAHTSAGKTVVAEYAFALASKHCTRAVYTAPIKTISNQKYRDFCGKFDVGLLTGDISLRPEASCLIMTTEILRSMLYRGADIIRDIEWVIFDEVHYVNDVERGVVWEEVIIMLPRHINFVLLSATVPNTFEFADWIGRTKQKEIRVTGTTKRPVPLEHCLFYSGELYKICENEKFMPEGFKTAKDAFKKKNLIGVGGGTGSYAGVPAAIDGRAQRREHSNRGKQNKHSGSQNLGNFTGTVGGSRNYGNSQNNWGSRRSDASLWLQLINNLSKKSLLPVVIFCFSKNRCDKSADSMYGTDLTSSSEKSEIRVFCDKAFSRLKGSDRNLPQIVRVQSLLHRGIGVHHAGLLPIVKEVVEMLFCRGVIKVLFSTETFAMGVNAPARTVVFDTLRKFDGKEFRQLLPGEYTQMAGRAGRRGLDSIGTVVVMCRDEILEESDLKHVIVGSATRLESQFRLTYIMILHLLRVEELKVEDMLKRSFAEFHAQKKLPEQQQLLMRKLAQPTKTIECIKGEPAIEEYYEMYSDAEKYDSAISEKVMQLPAAQQCLTPGRVVVVKSTSAQDHLLGVVVKAISANSNNKQYIVLVLKPNLPVTAQSPPASINSQDKRNADFPGGYLLAPKAKRALEEDYCSSVTSRKGSGVINIKLPYCGAAAGVSYEVRGIDVTGFLCICNCKIRIDQVRLLEDGSSVAYSKTVQQLLELKSDGNKYPPALDPKKDLKLKDVNLVEAYNKWTDLLEKMSKNKCHGCIKLEEHIKLAKEIKRHKEEVNALKFEMSDEALQQMPDFQGRIDVLKDIGCIDADLVVQIKGRVACEMNSGEELICTECLFENQLDDLEPEEAVALMSAFVFQQKNTSEPSLTRKLSQAKKRLYDTAIRLGELQAQFNVQINPEEYARDNLKFGLVEVVYEWAKGTPFADICELTDVPEGLIVRTIVRLDETCREYKNAAAIMGNSALYKKMEIASNAIKRDIVFAASLYITGV, encoded by the exons ATGGATCGAATCGAAGCAACAAACGAGCTCTCTTTCCGGGTCGGGTTTTCCGGCCACAGTGGCCATCTCAGAGTGGAGCCAATATCCACCGTCGAGCGCTCCGACCCCGTCAATTCCCTTCCCGATTTCATTCTG CCACCTGCATTTCCGAGGGAAACACCCAAGTCGATTAAAACGTATGTAGAAGAGACATATCTATTGCCTAGATTAGACCCTGAAGAATTTTCGCCTGAAAAGGTTGGAAGGCAGTGGGATTTTGATTGGTTTGGAAGGGCAAAAGTACCCCTAGAGCCATCATTACCACGCTCTATTGTGGTTCCTACATGGGAATTGCCATTTAGACGCCAGAAGAAAGGGTTGATGCAAGAAATATGGGAACCCAAGTCTGTTCAG GTGGATGTATCAGAACTAATTGTTGGAGCTCAAGACTCTTTGCCACGCACAGCTGGACCTGCAAAGGATTTTCTAAGGGGCAGCATAAATAACCGCCCTTTTCGTCCTGGAGGTTTGGATGAGTCCCAGTCTTTAGAAAGGATTCATCCTGAAGGTGCTTCAAATGGTGAATGGGTACGTGAAGTTTTGAATGGTGGCCCTGCTCAGGCCGTTACTCCAAGCTTGAAGAAAGGGTTGGACCTTGGCAATCTCAAG GTTTATCCATCCTCATGGAATGTTTACAAGGACCAAAGTTCGGTCAAGAGCACATCAGATGAAAAGCTG GGTGAGTTATCTGTACAGTTTGATGACTTGTTCATGAAGGCTTGGGAAGACGATATTGTTCCTGAATATGAGGGAGATG GTCCATTGTCGGAGGCAGAGTCTGTTAAATTGGAAGATGAATCAAATAAGGCTGATGTGTCCAGCAGCCCAAATGAGCCTGAATTATCTCTATTGGATGATATCTTGTCAGTTGAATCAAgaggatcaacaacaaaattggATGGCATAAGTGATGGTGGTGGACAGCAGAAGCAGCAG GGGGCTGTTATTGGAGGTGGTGAAGGGATTGCAGAGCGCTTCCATGAACTTGTTCCTGATATGGCTTTAGATTTTCCCTTTGAATTGGATAAATTCCAGAAAGAG GCTATATATTATCTTGAAAGGGGAGAGTCTGTTTTTGTGGCTGCTCATACATCAGCTGGAAAGACGGTCGTTGCAGAATATGCGTTTGCTTTGGCATCAAAA CATTGCACAAGAGCTGTATATACCGCTCCTATTAAAACCATCAGCAATCAAAAATATAGGGATTTCTGTGGGAAATTTGATGTTGGACTTCTCACTGGTGACATTAGCTTGAGGCCAGAGGCTTCATGTCTCATCATGACCACTGAAATATTAAGGTCAATGCTTTACCGGGGTGCAGATATTATACGTGACATTGAATGG GTTATATTTGATGAGGTGCATTATGTCAATGATGTTGAAAGAGGTGTTGTTTGGGAAGAAGTTATAATCATGCTTCCAAGACATATTAACTTTGTTCTCCTTTCGGCCACG GtaccaaacacatttgagtTTGCTGACTGGATTGGGCGGACAAAGCAAAAGGAAATCCGTGTAACTGG GACTACAAAAAGACCAGTACCACTGGAGCACTGCCTATTTTATTCTGGAGAACTTTACAAAATatgtgaaaatgaaaaatttatgcCTGAGGGATTTAAAACTGCCAAAGATGCattcaagaaaaagaatttgattggtgttggtggtggtacTGGATCTTATGCTGGGGTCCCAGCTGCTATTGATGGCCGAGCTCAGAGACGCGAACATTCTAATCGGGGCAAGCAGAATAAGCATTCTGGGAGCCAAAATCTGGGGAACTTTACTGGGACTGTTGGGGGGAGTCGAAACTATGGGAACAGCCAAAATAACTGGGGGTCAAGGAGATCAGATGCTTCTCTGTGGTTGCAGCTTATTAACAATCTATCAAAGAAATCTCTATTGCCT GTGgttatattttgtttctcaaagaATCGCTGTGATAAATCAGCTGATAGTATGTATGGAACTGACCTCACTAGTAGTTCTGAGAAAAGTGAGATTCGTGTTTTCTGTGACAAAGCATTTTCCCGACTAAAGGGATCTGACAGGAATTTACCACAG ATTGTTAGAGTTCAAAGCCTACTTCATAGAGGGATTGGTGTCCATCATGCAGGGCTGCTTCCAATTGTTAAGGAAGTGGTTGAGATGCTTTTCTGCCGTGGTGTAATCAAG GTTCTATTTTCAACGGAGACATTTGCAATGGGGGTCAATGCTCCAGCAAGAACG GTTGTTTTTGATACTTTAAGGAAGTTTGATGGCAAGGAATTTAGACAATTATTGCCAGGAGAGTATACTCAAATGGCAGGCCGTGCTGGCAGAAGAGGACTTGATTCTATTGGTACAGTGGTTGTTATGTGTCGTGATGAAATCTTAGAAGAGAGTGATTTGAAGCATGTTATAGTTGGAAGTGCAACTAGGCTTGAGTCTCAGTTTCGGCTGACCTATATCATGATTCTACATCTTCTCCGTGTTGAAGAATTGAAG GTGGAAGACATGCTGAAAAGAAGTTTTGCTGAATTCCATGCTCAGAAGAAACTTCCCGAGCAACAACAACTTCTAATGCGAAAGCTTGCTCAACCCACAAAAACTATTGA ATGTATAAAAGGTGAACCAGCCATTGAGGAATACTATGAGATGTACTCAGATGCTGAGAAATATGACAGTGCGATATCTGAAAAAGTAATGCAGTTACCTGCTGCCCAACAATGTCTTACTCCTGGAAGAGTGGTAGTTGTGAAATCAACATCG GCCCAGGACCACTTGCTTGGAGTTGTTGTGAAAGCAATTTCTGCTAATAGTAATAACAAACAATACATTGTTTTAGTGCTGAAACCTAATTTACCAGTAACAGCACAAAGTCCCCCGGCTAGCATTAATTCACAAGATAAAAGAAATGCAGATTTCCCAGGAGGTTATTTATTGGCACCAAAAGCAAAACGTGCCCTTGAGGAAGACTATTGTTCTTCTGTCACTTCTCGCAAAGGATCTGGGGTTATCAACATAAAATTACCTTACTGTGGTGCTGCTGCTGGGGTGAGTTATGAGGTTCGAGGAATTGATGTTACAGGGTTTTTATGCATATGCAATTGCAAAATAAGAATTGACCAAGTTCGACTTCTTGAAGATGGTAGTAGTGTTGCTTACTCCAAGACAGTTCAACAGCTATTGGAACTGAAATCTGATGGAAATAAGTACCCTCCAGCCCTAGATCCAAAGAAAG ATCTAAAGTTGAAAGACGTGAATCTTGTGGAAGCTTACAACAAGTGGACTGACCTGTTGGAAAAGATGTCAAAGAATAAGTGCCATGGGTGTATAAAATTGGAAGAGCACATTAAACTAGCAAAAGAGATAAAGAGACACAAAGAGGAAGTTAATGctctaaaatttgaaatgtcAGATGAAGCACTTCAGCAGATGCCAGACTTTCAGGGTCGA ATAGATGTTCTGAAGGATATTGGATGTATAGATGCTGACCTTGTAGTTCAAATAAAAGGCCGTGTTGCTTGTGAGATGAACTCAGGGGAGGAGTTGATTTGCACAGAGTGTTTATttgagaatcagctagatgatcTGGAACCAGAAGAAGCGGTGGCATTAATGTCAGCCTTTGTGTTTCAGCAGAAGAATACTTCTGAACCTTCTCTTACTCGCAAGCTGTCTCAGGCCAAAAAGAG ATTATATGACACAGCAATAAGACTTGGGGAGCTTCAAGCCCAGTTCAATGTACAGATTAACCCTGAAGAGTATGCCAGAGACAATCTCAAGTTTGGTCTTGTTGAAGTGGTTTATGAATGGGCAAAG GGCACTCCATTTGCAGATATCTGTGAACTTACAGATGTTCCTGAAGGCCTGATAGTGCGCACCATTGTAAGACTGGATGAGACATGTCGTGAATATAAAAATGCTGCAGCTATTATGGGTAATTCTGCACTCTACAAGAAAATGGAAATTGCTTCCAATGCAATAAAGCGAGACATTGTTTTCGCAGCTAGCTTGTACATCACTGGAGTGTAA